The region CGGGGTCATGATCAGCGCCTTTCGGCTGCTGCGGCCCCTGGCGTCGAAATAGTCGATTTCGCCATCGGCGGTCTCATGGCGGTAGAGACGGATTTTCTTGCCGCTCAGCACCATTTCCGCAATCAGGATTTCGCCTTCCGCCAGCGCGTTGCCGGCATCGTCCACCATGCGTTCATACATCATGTCGAAGGAATCGCCTGGTTGGACATCGCGCTGGAAATCGACGTCATAGCTGAATATCTTGATCATGCTGGCCAGCGTATTGGCCGGCAGGCTGGCTCGGGTGCCCGCGACATAGAGGCTGGAATGGATGGTGCCCGATGCTTTGGTCGCCGTGGCGGTAAGCGGCGTATCGATTGCCGCGGCCTCGAAACCGCCCGTCTCGCCGCGCGTTACGGCGACCCGACGGGTCGAGGCGACCTCCAGGTCAAGCTCCTGCAGCATCGGGTCCTGGCCGGGTTCCGGTGCGTGGCGGGTCACGGTGACCTGCACGCCGGGCCGGATATCGCGGGGATTGTAAACCTTTTTCAGCGCCGCGACGGCTTCATGCGCCTCACTGCGATCGACGCCGCCCCTGACCAGCAGCGCCATCAGCGTGTCGCCGCGGGCAACGGTCAGGTTATCGACAACAGAGGGGTCGGGCAGGTTGTCGAATGCGTCCCCGTCTTCCAGCAACGCCATGTCGTCTGTCTGCGTATCGGGTGTCGTCAGTTCCCCTGTCTCCGGTTGCAGCGTCCCGTGTCCGGAGGGACTACCGAGCCATAAGACGGTTGCGAGAGTTGTCGTGACGACGGCTGTCAACATACCAATACGCATAAGGTCCTAATCCTGTCGCCGTTATTGTCCCTGTAATACCTGGCATTAACCAAGATAACAGCATGCCATGCCATTAA is a window of Alphaproteobacteria bacterium DNA encoding:
- a CDS encoding peptidoglycan DD-metalloendopeptidase family protein; this encodes MRIGMLTAVVTTTLATVLWLGSPSGHGTLQPETGELTTPDTQTDDMALLEDGDAFDNLPDPSVVDNLTVARGDTLMALLVRGGVDRSEAHEAVAALKKVYNPRDIRPGVQVTVTRHAPEPGQDPMLQELDLEVASTRRVAVTRGETGGFEAAAIDTPLTATATKASGTIHSSLYVAGTRASLPANTLASMIKIFSYDVDFQRDVQPGDSFDMMYERMVDDAGNALAEGEILIAEMVLSGKKIRLYRHETADGEIDYFDARGRSSRKALIMTPIDGARISSGYGRRKHPILGYTKMHRGTDFAAPSGTPIYAAGNGVVELAGRNGGYGHYIRIRHNGTYKTAYAHLRNYAKGIAAGKRVKQGEVIGYVGTSGRSTGPHLHYEILIDNKQVNPKTLNLPSGRTLTGKELARFNTMRDALEDRYAALPPADTQLATGD